A stretch of Vannielia litorea DNA encodes these proteins:
- a CDS encoding efflux RND transporter periplasmic adaptor subunit, translated as MNFLRRSLVGLFLLSVTLGLLALAGASFWGAVEERMNREAGERPARERVAGVNVVAIEPGRAVPVMTAFGEVRSERTLDIRATVGGRIVELSEAFTEGGAVEAGEILARIDPTTAEAALENARTDLAEAEAELADAERALVLARDDQAAAERQAELRVQALARQESLRDRGVGSAAAVEEAQLAAASAEQSVLSKRQAMASAQSRLDVGRNGVSRARIALSNAERDLADHEIRASFSGTLADVAVVEGGLVTPNELMASLIDPDALEVSFRLSTAQYARLLGDDGRLIPAGMKVRLDVSGLDLVSEGQLDRVSGAVGEGQTGRVIYADLTTSAGFRPGDFVTVSIEEPALEGVAVVPATAVDAAGTMLVLNAEERLELAQVEVLRRQGDEVIIRAEGHEGALIVSERSPLVGPGIRARALGNAAPRPAEPAPEELVELSPERRARLIAFIEGNNRMPADAKERMLAQLAQDRVPAETVERLESRMGG; from the coding sequence ATGAATTTTCTGCGTCGCTCCCTCGTCGGGCTGTTTCTCCTGTCGGTCACGCTCGGCCTTCTGGCCTTGGCGGGGGCGAGCTTCTGGGGTGCGGTCGAGGAGCGGATGAACCGCGAGGCTGGCGAGCGTCCGGCGCGCGAGCGCGTGGCGGGGGTCAACGTGGTGGCCATCGAGCCGGGCCGCGCCGTGCCGGTGATGACAGCCTTCGGCGAGGTCCGCAGCGAGCGCACGCTGGATATCCGCGCCACCGTCGGCGGGCGGATCGTGGAGCTGTCCGAGGCCTTCACCGAGGGCGGCGCCGTCGAGGCGGGCGAAATCCTGGCGCGGATCGACCCGACCACCGCCGAGGCGGCGCTGGAGAACGCCCGCACCGATCTGGCCGAGGCGGAAGCCGAGCTGGCCGATGCCGAGCGCGCCCTGGTGCTTGCCCGCGACGACCAGGCCGCCGCCGAGCGCCAGGCCGAGCTGCGGGTGCAGGCGCTGGCCCGGCAGGAGAGCCTGCGCGATCGCGGGGTGGGTTCCGCCGCCGCCGTCGAGGAGGCCCAGCTTGCCGCCGCTTCCGCCGAGCAATCCGTTTTGAGCAAGCGGCAGGCGATGGCCTCCGCCCAGAGCCGGCTCGATGTCGGCCGCAACGGGGTGAGCCGGGCACGGATCGCCCTGTCGAATGCCGAGCGCGACCTGGCCGATCACGAGATCCGCGCCAGCTTCTCCGGCACCCTGGCCGATGTGGCGGTGGTCGAGGGCGGGCTGGTCACGCCCAACGAGCTGATGGCCTCGCTGATCGACCCCGACGCGCTGGAGGTGTCCTTTCGCCTCAGCACCGCGCAATACGCCCGGCTGCTGGGCGACGACGGCCGCCTGATCCCCGCCGGAATGAAGGTGCGGCTCGACGTGTCGGGCCTCGATCTGGTGTCCGAAGGGCAGCTCGACCGGGTGAGCGGCGCCGTGGGCGAGGGCCAGACCGGCCGGGTGATCTATGCCGACCTGACCACGAGCGCGGGCTTCCGGCCAGGCGACTTTGTCACCGTCTCCATCGAGGAGCCGGCACTGGAGGGCGTGGCCGTGGTGCCCGCCACGGCGGTGGATGCCGCCGGCACCATGCTGGTGCTGAACGCCGAGGAGCGGCTCGAGCTGGCCCAGGTCGAGGTGCTGAGGCGGCAGGGCGACGAGGTGATCATCCGCGCCGAGGGCCATGAGGGCGCGCTCATCGTTTCCGAGCGCAGCCCGCTGGTCGGCCCCGGCATCCGCGCCCGCGCGCTGGGCAATGCCGCGCCGCGCCCGGCCGAGCCCGCGCCGGAGGAGCTGGTGGAGCTGAGCCCCGAGCGCCGCGCCCGGCTCATCGCCTTCATCGAGGGCAACAACCGCATGCCCGCCGACGCCAAGGAGCGCATGCTGGCCCAGCTCGCACAGGATCGCGTGCCGGCCGAAACGGTGGAACGGCTCGAGAGCCGTATGGGAGGCTAG
- the moaB gene encoding molybdenum cofactor biosynthesis protein B — protein sequence MTDRPFVPVRIAVLTVSDTRSLAEDRSGDTLVARIEAAGHILAARNILPDERAQIADQLRAWCADPEVDVVISTGGTGLTGRDVTVEAHRDVYEKEIDAFGTVFTHVSMAKIGTSAVQSRATGGVARGTYLFALPGSPGACKDAWDEILVKQLDYRHMPCNFVEIMPRLDEHLRRK from the coding sequence ATGACCGACCGCCCCTTCGTCCCCGTCCGCATCGCGGTGCTGACCGTCTCCGACACCCGCAGCCTCGCCGAGGATCGCTCGGGCGATACGCTCGTGGCCCGGATCGAGGCGGCAGGCCACATCCTCGCCGCCCGCAACATCCTCCCCGACGAACGCGCGCAGATCGCCGATCAGCTCCGCGCCTGGTGCGCCGACCCGGAGGTGGATGTGGTCATCTCCACCGGCGGCACCGGCCTGACCGGGCGCGACGTGACCGTGGAGGCGCACCGCGACGTCTATGAAAAGGAGATCGACGCCTTCGGCACGGTCTTCACCCATGTCTCCATGGCCAAGATCGGCACCTCTGCCGTGCAGTCCCGCGCCACCGGCGGCGTGGCCCGGGGGACCTATCTCTTTGCCCTTCCGGGCTCGCCCGGCGCCTGCAAGGATGCCTGGGACGAGATCCTGGTGAAGCAGCTCGATTACCGCCACATGCCCTGCAATTTCGTAGAGATCATGCCCCGTCTCGACGAGCACCTGCGGCGCAAATAG
- a CDS encoding LysE family translocator — protein sequence MIDLLTLLAFLPAALALNLTPGADMMFVLAQGLKGGRAPAMAANAGISAGCMVNVAAAGLGLGAVVAALPGAFEVIRWAGVAYLLWLAVATLRSGGPGHSRARALSPFRAFRQALLVNVTNPKVILFILAFLPQFVDPSRAVLPQFLLLGLVLALGGFVINGAVGLGAGSIGLALTRSPRFARILSWITAGLFGALAARLALMERT from the coding sequence ATGATCGACCTTCTCACCCTGCTCGCCTTCCTGCCCGCCGCGCTGGCGCTGAACCTCACACCGGGGGCCGACATGATGTTCGTGCTGGCCCAGGGCCTCAAGGGCGGGCGCGCGCCCGCGATGGCCGCCAACGCGGGCATCTCGGCGGGCTGCATGGTCAACGTGGCCGCCGCCGGCCTCGGCCTCGGCGCGGTGGTCGCCGCATTGCCCGGCGCCTTCGAGGTGATCCGCTGGGCCGGCGTGGCCTACCTGCTCTGGCTCGCCGTCGCCACTCTGCGCTCGGGCGGGCCGGGTCACAGCAGGGCCCGCGCGCTCTCGCCGTTTCGCGCCTTCCGTCAGGCGTTGCTGGTGAACGTGACTAACCCCAAGGTGATCCTCTTCATCCTCGCCTTCCTGCCGCAGTTCGTGGACCCTTCGCGGGCGGTCCTGCCGCAATTCCTGCTGCTCGGCCTCGTCCTCGCGCTCGGCGGCTTCGTCATCAACGGCGCCGTCGGCCTCGGCGCGGGCTCCATCGGCCTCGCCCTCACCCGCTCGCCCCGCTTCGCCCGCATCCTCTCCTGGATCACGGCCGGACTCTTCGGGGCGCTGGCCGCCCGCCTTGCCCTGATGGAGCGAACATGA
- a CDS encoding uracil-DNA glycosylase produces MDGEFDRNAMLAALAWQVELGAVDAIGDAPVNRFEVKTEPKARPAAAAPVPHAPVVTPEVDAVAEARALAAAAGTLEALAAAQESFNLCELKRGARNFVFADGRPEARVMVIGEGPGAEEDAQGKPFVGRSGQLLDRMFAAIGLSRDAAEAEAALYITNVVPWRPPQNRDPEPEELAMMRPFVERHIALAAPELIVLMGNAACGSLLGKRGITRLRGSWHEVAGVPAMPMFHPSFLLRQPEMKRHAWADLLTVKARLDGRS; encoded by the coding sequence ATGGACGGAGAATTCGACCGGAACGCGATGCTGGCGGCGCTGGCCTGGCAGGTGGAGCTGGGGGCGGTGGACGCCATCGGCGACGCCCCGGTAAACCGTTTCGAGGTGAAAACCGAGCCCAAGGCCAGGCCGGCGGCGGCCGCGCCCGTGCCCCATGCGCCGGTGGTCACGCCCGAGGTCGATGCCGTGGCCGAGGCGCGGGCGCTGGCGGCGGCGGCAGGCACGCTCGAGGCCCTGGCCGCGGCGCAGGAGAGCTTCAACCTCTGCGAGCTGAAACGCGGCGCGCGCAACTTCGTCTTCGCCGACGGGCGGCCCGAGGCACGGGTGATGGTGATCGGCGAGGGGCCGGGCGCCGAGGAAGACGCGCAGGGCAAGCCCTTCGTGGGGCGCTCGGGCCAGCTGCTCGACAGGATGTTCGCCGCCATCGGGCTCAGCCGCGACGCCGCCGAGGCGGAGGCCGCGCTCTACATCACCAACGTCGTGCCCTGGCGGCCGCCGCAAAACCGCGACCCGGAACCGGAGGAACTGGCGATGATGCGCCCCTTCGTGGAGCGCCACATCGCGCTGGCCGCGCCCGAGCTGATCGTGCTCATGGGCAACGCGGCCTGCGGCTCGCTGCTGGGCAAGCGCGGCATCACGCGGTTGCGCGGCAGCTGGCACGAGGTCGCCGGGGTGCCGGCGATGCCCATGTTCCACCCCTCCTTCCTGCTCCGCCAGCCGGAGATGAAACGCCACGCCTGGGCCGATCTGCTCACCGTGAAGGCGCGCCTGGACGGGCGGTCATGA
- a CDS encoding aspartate carbamoyltransferase catalytic subunit, whose translation MTLRAKHLLGIAHLAPDEITAILDLAEHYAAMNRSGEKHGEALRGLTQVNMFFENSTRTQASFELAGKRLGADVMNMAMQASSIKKGETLLDTALTLNAMHPDLLVVRHPHSGAVDLLAQKVNCAVLNAGDGRHEHPTQALLDALTIRRHKGRLHRLTVAICGDVAHSRVARSNILLLNRMEARVRLVGPPTLVPSAFRDLGCEVTHDMAEGLKDADVVMMLRLQRERMDGGFIPSEREYFHRYGLDAEKLSLARPDAIVMHPGPMNRGVEIDSATADDPSRSVITEQVEMGVAVRMAAMDLLAQNLKAERAACV comes from the coding sequence ATGACATTGCGCGCGAAACACCTTCTCGGCATCGCCCACCTCGCCCCCGACGAGATCACCGCCATTCTCGACCTCGCCGAACACTACGCCGCGATGAACCGCTCGGGCGAGAAGCACGGTGAGGCGCTGCGCGGGCTGACCCAGGTGAACATGTTCTTCGAGAACTCGACCCGCACCCAGGCCAGTTTCGAGCTGGCGGGCAAGCGGCTGGGCGCGGACGTGATGAACATGGCGATGCAGGCCAGCTCGATCAAGAAGGGCGAGACCCTGCTCGACACCGCCCTGACGCTGAACGCCATGCACCCCGACCTGCTGGTGGTGCGCCATCCGCATTCCGGCGCGGTCGACCTGCTGGCGCAGAAGGTGAACTGCGCGGTGCTCAACGCGGGCGACGGGAGGCACGAACACCCCACCCAGGCCCTGCTGGATGCGCTGACGATCCGCCGCCACAAGGGCCGGCTGCACCGGCTGACGGTGGCGATCTGCGGCGATGTCGCCCACTCCCGCGTGGCGCGCTCCAACATCCTGCTGCTGAACCGGATGGAGGCCCGCGTGCGCCTCGTCGGCCCGCCGACGCTGGTGCCCTCCGCCTTCCGCGACCTCGGCTGCGAGGTGACCCATGACATGGCCGAGGGCCTGAAGGACGCCGATGTGGTGATGATGCTCCGGCTTCAGCGCGAGCGGATGGACGGCGGCTTCATCCCCTCGGAGCGGGAGTACTTTCACCGCTACGGGCTCGACGCCGAGAAGCTGAGCCTGGCCAGACCCGACGCCATCGTGATGCACCCCGGCCCGATGAACCGGGGCGTGGAGATCGACAGCGCCACCGCCGACGACCCCTCCCGCTCGGTCATCACCGAGCAGGTGGAGATGGGTGTGGCCGTGCGGATGGCCGCGATGGACCTGCTGGCGCAGAACCTGAAGGCGGAGCGGGCGGCCTGTGTCTGA
- the pyrC gene encoding dihydroorotase: protein MTTTLFTNVTLIDPEALTEGPGHLLVTDGRIADVAQGPMATPEGTLVVDGGGKVLAPGIVDLGVKICEPGERHKESFKSAGAAAAAGGVTTIIMRPDTLPAIDSPETLEFVTRRAGEAPVTIRAMATLTKNREGREMAELSFLKDAGALAFSDGDKVVADTKVLARALSYARELDALVVGHPQEPTLSKGAAATSGKLATLMGLPAVSPMAERMGVDRDIAMVEMTGARYHFDQLSAARALPPLERAKGNGFDITAGVSIHHLTLNVNDLSEYRTFFKLKPPLRDEEDRLAMVEAVGSGLIDVISSMHTPQDEESKRLPFEEAASGAVALETLLPAAMRLLHAGLLSLPQLFRALALNPARRLGLPAGRLARGAPADLVLFDPHAPFLLDRATLRSKSKNTPFDGARMEGKVLGTWVGGRRVFG, encoded by the coding sequence ATGACGACCACCCTCTTCACCAATGTCACCCTGATCGACCCCGAGGCGCTGACCGAAGGGCCGGGCCACCTGCTGGTGACAGATGGCAGGATCGCCGATGTGGCGCAGGGGCCGATGGCCACGCCCGAGGGGACCCTGGTGGTGGACGGCGGCGGCAAGGTGCTGGCGCCGGGGATCGTGGACCTGGGCGTGAAGATCTGCGAGCCGGGGGAGCGCCACAAGGAGAGCTTCAAGTCGGCGGGCGCGGCGGCGGCGGCGGGCGGCGTGACCACCATCATCATGCGCCCCGACACGCTGCCCGCCATCGACAGCCCCGAGACGCTCGAGTTCGTCACCCGCCGGGCCGGGGAGGCGCCGGTGACGATCCGGGCGATGGCGACGCTCACCAAGAACCGCGAAGGCCGCGAGATGGCGGAGCTGTCGTTCCTGAAGGACGCGGGCGCGCTGGCCTTCTCGGATGGCGACAAGGTGGTGGCCGACACCAAGGTGCTGGCCCGTGCGCTCTCCTATGCCCGCGAGCTGGATGCGCTGGTGGTGGGCCACCCGCAGGAGCCGACGCTCTCGAAGGGCGCGGCGGCGACCTCGGGCAAGCTGGCCACGCTGATGGGCCTGCCCGCCGTCAGCCCGATGGCCGAGCGCATGGGGGTGGACCGGGATATCGCCATGGTCGAGATGACCGGCGCGCGCTATCACTTCGACCAGCTCTCCGCCGCCCGCGCCCTGCCCCCGCTGGAGCGGGCCAAGGGCAACGGGTTCGACATCACCGCCGGCGTGTCGATCCACCACCTCACGCTCAACGTGAACGACCTCAGCGAGTATCGCACCTTCTTCAAGCTGAAGCCGCCGCTGCGCGACGAGGAGGACCGGCTGGCGATGGTCGAGGCCGTGGGATCGGGCCTGATCGACGTGATCTCCTCGATGCACACCCCGCAGGACGAGGAGAGCAAGCGGCTGCCCTTCGAGGAGGCCGCCTCGGGGGCCGTGGCGCTGGAAACGCTGCTGCCCGCCGCCATGCGGCTGCTGCACGCGGGGCTGCTGAGCCTGCCCCAGCTCTTCCGGGCGCTGGCGCTGAACCCGGCCCGCCGCCTCGGCCTGCCCGCCGGGCGCCTGGCCAGGGGTGCGCCCGCCGATCTCGTGCTCTTCGATCCCCACGCGCCCTTCCTGCTCGACCGCGCCACCCTGCGCTCGAAGTCCAAGAACACGCCCTTTGACGGCGCGCGAATGGAAGGCAAGGTGCTGGGCACCTGGGTGGGCGGGCGCCGGGTGTTCGGCTAG
- the plsY gene encoding glycerol-3-phosphate 1-O-acyltransferase PlsY, whose protein sequence is MPELTTAPSLLALAAVLAYLLGSVPFGIVMARLFGLGDLRKIGSGNIGATNVLRTGNKLAALLTLVLDAAKGGIAVLVARWLLAEDAAQLAGLCAFIGHIFPVWLKFRGGKGVATFLGTLLALHPLTGLAACGTWLVVAIATRLSSLAALITAATSTFWMFTLGYGIGFFLGIALTVLIYLRHVENIQRLKAGTESRIGEKKKTGP, encoded by the coding sequence ATGCCCGAACTCACCACAGCCCCCTCACTGCTCGCGCTTGCCGCGGTGCTGGCCTACCTGCTGGGCTCGGTGCCCTTCGGGATCGTCATGGCCCGGCTCTTCGGGCTGGGCGACCTGCGCAAGATCGGCTCGGGCAACATCGGCGCCACCAACGTGCTGCGCACCGGCAACAAGCTGGCGGCGCTTCTCACGCTGGTGCTGGACGCGGCCAAGGGCGGAATCGCGGTGCTGGTGGCGCGCTGGCTTCTGGCCGAGGACGCCGCCCAGCTTGCCGGTCTCTGCGCCTTCATCGGCCACATCTTTCCGGTCTGGCTGAAGTTCCGGGGTGGCAAGGGCGTGGCGACCTTTCTGGGCACCCTGCTGGCGCTGCATCCGCTGACCGGGCTCGCCGCCTGCGGCACATGGCTGGTGGTGGCCATCGCCACCCGGCTCAGCTCGCTCGCCGCGCTCATCACCGCCGCCACGTCGACCTTCTGGATGTTCACCCTCGGCTACGGCATCGGGTTTTTCCTGGGCATCGCGCTGACGGTTCTGATCTACCTGCGCCATGTCGAGAACATCCAGCGCCTGAAGGCGGGCACCGAGAGCCGGATCGGCGAGAAAAAGAAAACCGGGCCCTGA
- a CDS encoding glutamate--cysteine ligase produces the protein MSIPQSGGGPIERHEQLAAYLEEGCKPKQDWRIGTEHEKFGYCKDTLKPLPYEGDRSIHAVLAGLRDRFGWAPVEEDGKLIGLVKDGANVSLEPGGALELSGAPLETIHQTCDEVNEHLREVKEVSDEIGVGFIGLGAAPIWTHDEMPLMPKGRYKLMDAYMSRVGTTGTTMMRRTCTVQVNLDFGSEADMVQKMRVAIALQPVATALFANSPFFEGKPNGMKSYRSWVWRNMDEARTGMLPFVFDEGFGFEAYVQYALDVPMYFVYRDGRYIDALGQSFRDFLKGELPALPGETPTLSDWADHLTTAFPEARLKKFIEMRGADGGPWRRLCALPAFWVGLTYDQGALDAAWDLVKGWDAETRQALRVSAGEQGLAGEVNGIRMHDLAREAVEIAHAGLKARARPGSGGMVPDETHFLNALQESVASGQTPADELLAHYHGDWHGDLSRIYAAYSY, from the coding sequence ATGTCCATCCCCCAGTCCGGCGGCGGGCCGATCGAACGGCACGAGCAACTTGCCGCGTATCTTGAAGAGGGCTGCAAGCCCAAGCAAGACTGGCGGATCGGCACCGAGCACGAGAAGTTCGGCTACTGCAAGGACACCCTCAAGCCGCTGCCCTACGAGGGCGACCGCTCGATCCACGCCGTGCTCGCCGGTCTGCGCGACCGCTTCGGCTGGGCCCCCGTCGAGGAAGACGGCAAGCTGATCGGCCTGGTCAAGGACGGTGCCAACGTGAGCCTCGAGCCGGGGGGCGCGCTGGAGCTGAGCGGTGCACCGCTGGAAACCATCCACCAGACCTGCGACGAGGTGAACGAGCACCTGCGCGAGGTCAAGGAGGTGTCCGACGAGATCGGCGTCGGCTTCATCGGTCTCGGTGCCGCGCCGATCTGGACGCATGATGAGATGCCGCTCATGCCCAAGGGCCGCTACAAGCTGATGGACGCCTACATGAGCCGCGTCGGCACCACCGGCACCACCATGATGCGCCGCACCTGCACCGTGCAGGTCAACCTCGACTTCGGCTCCGAGGCCGACATGGTGCAAAAGATGCGGGTGGCCATCGCGCTTCAGCCCGTCGCCACGGCGCTGTTTGCGAATTCCCCCTTCTTCGAGGGCAAGCCCAACGGGATGAAGAGCTACCGCAGCTGGGTCTGGCGCAACATGGACGAGGCCCGGACCGGCATGCTGCCCTTCGTCTTCGACGAGGGCTTCGGCTTCGAGGCCTATGTGCAATACGCGCTCGATGTGCCGATGTACTTCGTCTACCGCGATGGCCGGTACATCGACGCGCTGGGCCAGTCCTTCCGCGATTTCCTCAAGGGCGAGCTGCCCGCGCTGCCCGGCGAGACGCCCACGCTCTCCGACTGGGCCGACCACCTGACCACCGCCTTCCCCGAGGCGCGGCTGAAGAAGTTCATCGAAATGCGCGGCGCCGATGGCGGGCCCTGGCGGCGCCTCTGCGCCCTTCCGGCCTTCTGGGTTGGCCTCACCTACGACCAGGGCGCCCTCGATGCCGCCTGGGATCTGGTGAAGGGCTGGGATGCCGAGACCCGGCAGGCGCTGCGGGTGTCTGCGGGCGAGCAGGGGCTGGCGGGCGAGGTCAACGGCATCCGCATGCACGACCTGGCGCGCGAGGCGGTCGAGATCGCCCACGCCGGCCTGAAGGCGCGCGCGCGGCCCGGCTCGGGTGGCATGGTCCCCGACGAGACCCATTTCCTGAACGCGCTGCAGGAGAGCGTCGCCTCCGGCCAGACCCCGGCCGACGAGCTCCTGGCGCATTATCACGGCGATTGGCACGGCGATCTGAGCCGGATCTACGCGGCCTACAGCTACTAG
- a CDS encoding GNAT family N-acetyltransferase, whose amino-acid sequence MIRQAQPGEEARLEAFLAGHAETSMFLRGNLATHGLRPTDHPHGTTCWLAETEAGAIRAVVGCNNEGFLMAQVPVPLPGLWSAVAQVLAGRSIAGMTGEDTQVRAALEGIGLADAPFTLNHTEPLYRLDLDRLEDPEAELRPVSPADEPMLVEWFAEHFIDTGFSASRLQALSDARRRAARVVHESALRLLLDNGVPVGMAAVNARAGDMVQLGSVHVLRPHRNRGLGRRVTAALLAEERARGARRAVLFANNPAAARAYEGLGFRHIGAYRIALLARPMPVRVMA is encoded by the coding sequence ATGATCCGGCAGGCGCAACCCGGCGAGGAGGCGCGACTGGAGGCCTTTCTGGCCGGGCATGCGGAAACCTCGATGTTTCTGCGCGGCAACCTCGCCACCCACGGCCTGCGCCCTACCGACCACCCCCACGGCACCACCTGCTGGCTCGCCGAAACCGAGGCCGGCGCGATCCGCGCGGTGGTCGGCTGCAACAACGAGGGCTTCCTGATGGCGCAGGTGCCCGTGCCGCTGCCGGGCCTCTGGAGCGCGGTGGCGCAGGTGCTGGCCGGGCGCAGCATCGCCGGAATGACCGGGGAAGACACCCAGGTGCGGGCAGCGCTGGAGGGCATCGGCCTGGCCGACGCGCCCTTCACCCTCAACCACACCGAGCCGCTCTACCGGCTCGATCTGGACCGGCTCGAAGACCCTGAGGCCGAGCTGCGGCCCGTGAGCCCCGCCGACGAGCCGATGCTGGTCGAATGGTTCGCCGAGCATTTCATCGACACCGGCTTCTCCGCCAGCCGGTTGCAGGCGCTCTCCGATGCCCGCCGGCGCGCCGCCCGCGTCGTGCACGAAAGCGCCCTGCGCCTGCTGCTCGACAACGGGGTTCCGGTCGGCATGGCCGCGGTCAATGCGCGGGCGGGCGACATGGTGCAGCTTGGCTCCGTGCATGTGCTGCGTCCGCACCGCAACCGCGGGCTGGGGCGCCGGGTCACAGCGGCGCTGCTGGCCGAGGAGCGGGCCAGGGGCGCGCGCAGGGCGGTGCTCTTTGCCAACAACCCGGCGGCGGCGCGGGCCTACGAGGGCCTCGGCTTTCGCCATATCGGCGCCTACAGGATCGCGCTGCTGGCCCGGCCCATGCCGGTGCGGGTGATGGCATGA
- a CDS encoding 16S rRNA (uracil(1498)-N(3))-methyltransferase, translating to MKAKVRLHVDHPLGAGQTVGLSREQAHYLFAVMRLEVGEGVLLFNGEAGEWLAEVIVANKRNPVLVCREQTGPQVSPPDLWLLFAPIKKARTDFIVEKAAEMGARRIVPVLTEFTNAERVKVDRLQAHAVEAAEQCGGTFVPEVAEPVKLAALLDAWPKERSLMFCNEALVGEDRKLGGAPGPWAVLIGPEGGFSDTERSRLAAMPQAQAVSLGPRILRADTAAVAALTLWQTTHGDWQ from the coding sequence ATGAAAGCAAAAGTCCGCCTCCATGTAGACCACCCGCTGGGCGCGGGGCAAACCGTTGGATTGTCGCGGGAGCAGGCGCACTACCTGTTTGCGGTGATGCGGCTGGAGGTGGGCGAGGGGGTGCTCCTGTTCAACGGCGAGGCCGGCGAGTGGCTGGCCGAGGTGATCGTGGCCAACAAGCGCAACCCGGTGCTGGTGTGCCGTGAGCAGACCGGCCCTCAGGTATCGCCCCCCGATCTCTGGCTTCTCTTTGCCCCGATCAAGAAGGCCCGCACCGATTTCATCGTCGAGAAGGCCGCCGAGATGGGCGCGCGCCGGATCGTGCCGGTGCTGACCGAGTTCACCAATGCCGAGCGGGTGAAGGTGGACAGGTTGCAGGCCCATGCGGTGGAGGCCGCCGAGCAATGCGGCGGCACCTTCGTGCCCGAGGTCGCCGAGCCGGTGAAGCTCGCGGCCCTGCTCGATGCCTGGCCGAAGGAGCGCAGCCTGATGTTCTGCAACGAGGCGCTGGTGGGTGAAGACCGCAAGCTGGGCGGCGCGCCCGGCCCCTGGGCGGTGCTGATCGGCCCCGAGGGCGGGTTCTCCGACACCGAGCGGTCGCGGCTCGCGGCGATGCCCCAGGCCCAGGCGGTGAGCCTCGGCCCGCGTATCCTGCGCGCCGACACGGCGGCGGTGGCGGCGCTGACGCTCTGGCAGACAACCCACGGAGACTGGCAATGA
- the ubiA gene encoding 4-hydroxybenzoate octaprenyltransferase has translation MSAEPETPDAGQVADAVSGNWVDRWAPPATRPYLRLSRADRPIGTWLLLLPCWWGVLLAAASTGWRWFDLWIIAGCGLGAVLMRGAGCTWNDITDRHIDGSVARTRSRPIPSGAVSVRQALAWMATQALVAFAILLTFPPTAIWLGVGSLALVCIYPFAKRFTWWPQIFLGLAFNWGALLAWAAHTDALALAPVFLYAAGIAWTIFYDTIYAHQDIEDDALIGVKSTARLFGDASPQILRLFLALTVTLLTVAMIAALIEPASPLQLALAAGGAWAMGWHLAWQLGQLKIDDPATCLRLFRSNRDAGLIPVLFLAAVILL, from the coding sequence ATGTCTGCCGAACCCGAAACGCCAGACGCAGGGCAGGTTGCCGATGCGGTCAGCGGAAACTGGGTCGACCGCTGGGCCCCGCCCGCCACGCGCCCCTACCTGCGGCTGTCGCGGGCCGACCGGCCGATCGGCACATGGCTGCTGCTGCTGCCCTGCTGGTGGGGCGTGCTGCTGGCCGCCGCCTCGACCGGCTGGCGCTGGTTCGATCTCTGGATCATCGCGGGCTGCGGCCTCGGCGCGGTGCTGATGCGCGGCGCGGGCTGCACCTGGAACGACATCACCGACCGCCACATCGACGGCTCGGTGGCCCGCACCCGCTCGCGGCCGATCCCCTCGGGCGCGGTCTCGGTGCGGCAGGCGCTGGCCTGGATGGCCACGCAGGCACTGGTGGCCTTCGCGATCCTGCTCACCTTTCCGCCCACGGCGATCTGGCTCGGCGTCGGCTCGCTGGCGCTGGTGTGCATCTACCCCTTCGCCAAGCGCTTCACCTGGTGGCCGCAGATCTTTCTGGGCCTCGCATTCAACTGGGGCGCCCTGCTGGCCTGGGCCGCGCATACCGATGCGCTCGCGCTGGCGCCGGTGTTTCTCTATGCCGCCGGCATCGCCTGGACGATCTTCTACGACACCATCTATGCCCATCAGGATATCGAGGATGACGCGCTGATCGGGGTCAAATCCACCGCACGGCTCTTCGGAGACGCCTCGCCGCAGATCCTGCGCCTCTTCCTCGCGCTGACCGTCACCCTGTTGACCGTGGCGATGATCGCCGCCCTCATCGAGCCCGCCTCACCGCTGCAACTGGCGCTCGCCGCCGGAGGGGCCTGGGCGATGGGCTGGCACCTGGCCTGGCAGCTCGGGCAGCTCAAGATCGACGACCCGGCCACCTGCCTGCGGCTGTTCCGCTCCAACCGCGACGCCGGGCTGATCCCCGTGCTGTTTCTCGCCGCCGTCATCCTTCTGTGA